The DNA sequence AGGCTCCTTTTTTATTTACTTGAAGTAATGGGTTAGTAAGTAAGTCTGGCACCATTTGCCATCATCGCAGCTTTACCACCTTCAATTAAATTTAAATAACTACGAGTTGGCCAATTTCTTTGTTGAGCTTCTTCAAACGCCTGTTGTAGTAACTCTTCGCCTTGTTCAACGCGACCAAGTTCACTATAAGAAGCACCAAGTACAGACAGTAAAACTGGATGTGTCGGATCTAAAGAACGTGCAAGCTCTGCATATTTAATCGCAGATTGAATATCACGGATCTTAGGGTTATCTGAAAACGCTAACAAATGCGCATATTCAGTCATCGCTGGAAGATACTGATTGTGAGTTGCTTCTTTTAAAATACCGACAGCACGTAGCGGGTTATAGTGAACACTTTCGTAGTTCAATAAGGTTTTTGCTAACTGAAATTGTGCCCGGTAATTATCACCCTGACTGGCTTTCTCTAACCAGTTAAACGCTTTACGTTCATCAGGTTGACACCCTTCACCATTTTCAAAACAGTGAACTAATCTAAGTTGCGCATCATTATTGCCATTTATTGCAGCTTTATAGTACCAATTTATTGCTTGCTCTGATGGGTTTTCAATTACTTCATGCTCAAGCATCAGCGCATAGCGTGCTTGTGCATAACTATTACCACCATCAGCAAGCGCTTTTAGTTTGCCGGTATATTCTTCGAGCTGCTTTTCATATTTACGATGATTGGAGCTGCTATTACTCTCTATTTTGAAAGTATAAAACAAGTCGTTAACACGATCGGGTTCACCGTTACGTCTTTTAACTGGCTCAAACTTCCATTGTTTCACAGCTTCAAGTACTTGATCATCAATCGCATTTTTTGGAAAAGAAGCAAGAATACGTGCGTCTTCAACATGGCCGCTTTCATTGACATTGTAGGCAACTGTGGCCCATGCGCTTTGTGCTGCGAGTAAGTCACTTGAGTAATCAGGCTCTACTTTACTTACAATCGTTGCACGCTCTGGGTAAAAACGAGAAGGTTTCACGATTGGAGTATATTGCTGTTGGTGTTGTTTTTTACCGTATAACTTTGAAATTGCACGATAACGGTCTTTCCCCTCTTTGCGAGAAGGTATGACTTTACGTAAAACACTATACTTTTCAGCGGCTGCTGAGTTATCAAAATCTTTCGCGACGAGGTACCAAGCATAAGCTTGAGTGATGTCTTTTTCTACACCCAAGCCTTGCTCATACAAAGATGCGAGCTGAAACTGTGCTTCTGGGTGCCCTGTTTGAGCTAACTTGGTCAATTCTGTGGCGGCTTCAGTGTAATTTTTTTCACTAAGCAGTCTTTGTACTGAATCGAAGTCAGCAAATACAGAGGTAGAACAAAATGTTAAAGCGGATAAAAACCCTAAAGCAGCACATTTCATCTTAACAGCCTATTATTATTCTTTTGATGAAATTAGTTTACAAGAATTTTACACGGAAACAATAGTAACCAATAAAAAAGGGCACAAAAGGTGCCCTTTTTTTGATCATTTCGGTTATTTTATTAAACGGTTCAAACCGTTGAGAGCTGCAACACGATACGCTTCAGCCATTGTTGGGTAATTGAAGGTCGTATTAATAAAGTATTCAATATTATTCCCGCCATTTCGTTGTTCCATAATGGCTTGACCGATATGAATAATTTCAGATGCACGCTCACCAAAGCAATGTATGCCTAAAATTTCTTTCGTATCAATGTGAAAGAGTATTTTTAAACTGCCAACTTCTGTGCCTGCAATTTGTGCACGAGCAAGATGTTTAAATTGCGCTCTACCCACTTCGTAAGGGATTTTTGCTGTTGTTAGTTCTTGCTCATTTTTACCCACTGAACTGATTTCAGGAATAGTGTAAATACCCACCGGAATATCTGAAATAATGCGTTCAGGGCATTGTCCGTGTAAAATTGCGGTCGCTGCAATTCTACCTTGATCAAATGCAGCACTGGCTAAACTAGGGTAACCTATGACATCACCCACAGCATAAATGTTATCAATTTGAGTACGATAATTTTCATCAACTTTTAATAAACCACGGCCATCTGCTTCAAGACCGATTGCTTGCAGGTTTAACTTGTCGGTATTACCAGTGCGGCCATTTGCAAACAAGACACAATCGGCTTGCATCTTTTTGCCTGATTCCATATGGAATATCACGCAATCAGAACGAGTTTCGACTTTAGCAAGCTCTTCATTATGACGAATGACGATACCACTATTCCAGAAATGGTAACTCAATGCATCAGATACTTCGGCATCAGTGAATGCTAGCAAACGATCTCGGGTATTCACTAAGTCAACTTTTGCACCTAAACCTCGAAAAATTGAAGCGTATTCACAGCCAATCACTCCAGCACCATAAATAATGATATGGCGTGGATCATGGTTGAGTTTTAAAATCGTATCACTGTCATAAATACGACCATGTTCGAAATCAACCGCTGGTGGGCGATATGGGCGAGAGCCCGTAGCAATCACAATTGTTTGCGCCGTCATATCTTCAAACGAACCATCAGGTTGGGTGATTCGTAGGGTGTGCTTATCTATGAATGAAGCTTCACCATGAAATATATCAATACGATTGCGGTCGTAAAAGCTGGTTCTTAAATTCACCTGTTTAGAGATGACTGTACTGGCATGATTAAGAATGTCAGGAAAAGTGAGTCGATTTCGCTGCTCACTCGCATTAAAAAGTGGGTTCGTATTGAACTCAATTAAGCGGCTAACTGAATGGCGAAGCGCCTTTGAAGGGATGGTTCCCCAATGCGCGCAACCGCCACCAACAGAAGGTTGCTTTTCTATCACCGCAACCCGCTTTTTGCTTTTTGCCAGATTCATAGCGGTACCTTCACCGCCAGGGCCTGTACCAATGATTATGGCATCATACTGGTAAGTTACTTTCGTTGGTGACGCTTTTGCTTCTTTTGTTTTAGCCACTCTGTGTCCTCTTTAACTATATCTAGCTCTCAATAATTGGGCGTTGAGCTCAAGCCATGATTGCTTTTGCTTTTGCCAAGCCAGCTCTAAATCTCTATATTGTGTGATTAATGCTGACTTTTCACATTGTTTGAGCATGGTATTCTTTTTTGCATCAAGCAATTGTTTTTTTAGTTTACAGTAACTTTGCAATTTTTTAATTAAAACATCGTATTCTTGTTGCAATAGCTCAAGTTTCGCATGGGCGACTTGGTCTTTTTGTAACTTGATTGCAGTGCGCTGCATTAAGGTATTTGCTTTTGCTTTTTCGATTCGCTCAATTGGCGTTGTTTTTAACTTACTTGTTAATCCAATGTATGAGAGTGATTTTATCATCCACTTAGTCGGATCGTAATGCCACCATCGGATACCATTGCGGTAGTCGCTTGCAAAAATATGGTGGTAGTTATGATAACCTTCACCATAAGTAAACAGTGCTAACAAACCATTATCACGAGCTGTATTGCTTTCGGTGTAGGGGCGAGTTCCCCATATATGAGCAATGGAGTTGATGAAAAAAGTGAAGTGTTGACTCAATACGAGTCGCAATACACCAGCTAAAATTAGCATGCCCCAAATATCACCAAACATCAGGCCGAGCAGCAATGGCAGACCAATATTAGATATAAGAGTCAATAAGAGGTAATGTTTATGCTGCCACATAACAATTTTATTCTTTTGTAAATCACGACAGTTATCGTAATTTGAATAGTGATCACCTTGGTAGTCCCTTAGCATCCAACCAATATGGCTGTACCAAAAACCATTCGTCGCTGCATAAGGATCTTTAATTGGGTCATCGACCTGACCATGATGAATACGATGGTCAGAACTCCAATGCAGGGCACTGTTTTGAATCGCAAATGCACCACCAATGGCAAAAATAAATTGAATAACCGGATGGGCATCGTAGGTTTTATGCGCCCAAAGTCGATGATAACCGGCTGTAATTGACAGCCCTGCAAAAAACATACAGCCAACAAAAGCCGCCCAGTTAGCAAAACTAAAGCCATAAGTTATGCCGTACCAAGGGACTAATACAAGTGCGGCAATAAATGTGATGGTAAAAAATAAGACATTCGTCCAAATTATAGGTGGTTTTTTCATAATAAAAATCTCAGCGTACAACTGTACGCTAAAATAGTGGTTCCAGCGCATTCAGTCAAGTGACAATATCGAGAACAGTTAGTAATTTGCTGGTTAAGTAAATATGATAAACTGCTTTTTAGCAATTTATGGGGGGTATAGATGTCAGGCGTTCGAGCGAAGCAAAAAGAAAAAACGAGGCAAGCATTAATTGAAGCTGCATTTAATCAATTAAGTGCAGAACATAGCTTTTCGAATCTAAGTTTGCGTGAAGTTGCTCGAGAAGCAGGAATTGCCCCAACTTCTTTTTATCGCCATTTTAAGGATATGAATGAGTTAGGCCTGACTTTAGTTGATGAAGCGGGATTAACTTTGAGGCAACTCATGCGCCAAGCTCGCAGTAGAATAGAATGTGGCGGCAGTATTATTACTATTTCAGTTCATACTTTTATGGAATTTATTGAACAATCCAGTAATCAATTCCGATTACTTTTAAGAGAGCGTTCGGGGACTTCTAAAGCATTTCGTGCAGCCGTTGCGCGTGAAATAAAGCACTTTATTTTAGAGTTAGCACATTATTTAGAAATAGAAACCCATTGTGATGTGAAGCAAGCCTATATCCAATCTGAAGCGATGGTTACGATTGTATTTAACGCCGGAGCAGAGGCGCTTGATTTAGATAAGCCGCAGCGAGCAGAATTAGTTGAGCGATTAATTTGGCAATTACGTTTCATTGCCAAAGGCGCATCGATGTATAACAAAGAGAGAAAAAGCAGCTAATGCTGCTTTAATTTATTTGCGAGTTAAAAATACACCTGATTCAATATGGTGGGTGTAGGGGAATTGATCAAAAATAGCAAAACGCTCGACTTTGTGGGTCGTTGTTAAGGCATCTAAATCTCGTTCTAAGGTATCAGGGTTGCAGGAGATATAGAGAATGTTGTCGTAGTTCTGTACTAACTTAGTTGTTTCAGTATCTAATCCGGCTCTTGGTGGATCGACTAAAATACTTTGACAATTATAGCTAGATAAATCAATGCCTTTTAGGCGTGAAAATTCTTGTTCACCTTTCATAGCAAGTGTAAATTCTTCACTCGACATTCTTATAATATCTAAGTTATCTATGTTATTAGCTTTAATATTGAATTGTGCCGAAGCGACCGATGACTTAGAGATTTCAGTCGCTAATACACGATTAAATGCAGGTGCTAGTGCAATCGAAAAATTACCATTACCGCAATACAGTTCTAATAAATCATTTTCTAAATGCTGACTAATATCGAGGGCCCACTCCAGCATCTTTTGGTTTACTTTGGCGTTGGGTTGGGTAAAACTGTTTTCAACTTGCTGATATATTAGTTTTTTTCCTGCAACATCAAGTTGCTCGACAACATAGTCATTACCTAAGATTACTTTTTGCTTACGAGCTCGCCCTATAAAATCAATTTTAAATTCGTGAGAAAGCTTTTCTTTAAGCGCTGTAATTGCCTGTTCCCATTCATCATCAAGAGGCTTGTGGTAAAGCATGCTCACAAGTATTTCACCACTGAGGCTCGATAGGTAGTCAATTTGAAATAGCTTTCGACGCAGCACCTCTTGGCTTTTTAGTTCTTCAATGAGGCGTGGCATTAACGCGAAAATAACAGGTGCTGCAGGGTCAAACTGTTCAACACGGATCTTCTGCTTGGTCTGTTGATCAAACATGATATGGTAAAGGTCATCACCTTCGTGCCAGACCCTAAATTCAGCGCGTTGGCGGTAATGCTTTTCTTCTGATGCAAACACTTCAATATTATTTGCGCCAAACCGAGCAAATTGCGCACTAATTGTATTTTTCTTTTCGGATAGTTGCTGGTTATAAAGCGCAGGATTGATTGTAATCACAGCCATGAGTGTTGCCTCTGTCTAAATTTGTCGCGCTATTTTATGGGGCATGGATTATTTGTCTAGTGCTAATACGGAATAAGCCATTTATGATCCCTATTTTGAGTCACGTTAATGATTGTATGAATTTTATTCTTTTTTCTACAGGAAATGCTATTTTAGCCGATAATATGGATATAGATTACATAGGAGAAAGATCATGAAAATTGGTCTACCGGGTTTTCAGCCTGCGAATTTATTTAATAAATTTATTAAAACTCAAGAAAAATCGAGTAGCGATATAGGCTTACCCAAGCAAGGATATCAAACCGATCTGAAGAGTATCGCGGCAAAAGTGATGGGCAATAAATTAGCCGATACTTTATCAATGCCTGACAGCAAAAAAACTAGCACGGACTCTTTGTTCGATTTTGAAGAAGTAGCCAAAAACGTACTGGGATTTGTGAAGGGAGCTGTTTTAAAAGCGCAAGGTGAAGGTGCCGATCAAGATAAATTGCAGTCAATGCTTGATCAAGCGCGAAAAGGTATCGCAATCGGGATTGAGGAGGCTGAAAAAGAGTTAGAAGAATCTGGGTTATTAACCGAAGAAGTCAGCGAAGGTATAGCTAAGAGTGAAGAGCTGATGTCAAAGGGACTCGATGATCTTAGTGAATCGCTTTTTTCAAAAGCTGCACCATCAAATGAGATCTTTAGTAACTACCGCCAAGCAAGTCAATACAGTTTAAATAATGGCGCTCAGTTGAGCATTAAAACTCTTGATGGTGATGAGATTAATATTACTTTTAATGCTGATTTCTCACAATCTAAAGCAATAGCATTTCAATCGAACGAACAAGAAGCGCGGTTTGCATCTCAGTCTTCAACATCATTTAATTATGGTTTTACCTTAGAGGTAAATGGTGAGTTAGATGAAGACGAGCAAGAAGCCATCAATTCATTAATGGCTGATCTGCAAGGCGTGAGTGATGCTTTTTTTTATGGCAATATTGATGAAGCGTTTGAAAAGGCTTTGGATTTAAATATGGATACATCTCAGTTGGCTGCTTTTTCTATGAATTTGCAGCAAACTGAATCAATGAGTAACGTTAAGCAGTATCAACGCAATATACCAGGCCAAGACTTAGCCGAACAATTGAGGCCTATAAATGAAGGGTTAGGTCGTGCAAGAGAGCAAGCAAAGCCATTAAATATAGAATCTGAATTAGTGAGTCTTCTGGAGTGGTTGAATCAAGATAAAGACAAACTTGATAAACTACTGGATTATAGTCGGACTGTCTTTGAGCAATACTCCTTACTAGAAACAAAGCAAGCAAATAAAGCAGATAAAGAAATCAACCATACTTTTTGAGATAGGCTTAAATTAGTAGATATGGCAAACTAACATTTGGTTTAATTGGAGATGTTAGTTTGCAGCCCCACATAGTCATTTTTGATTCTGGTATCGGTGGAACAACGGTATTGGAACATATTCAGCAAAAATATCCATATGCACAATATTCCTACGTGATGGATAATCTATTTATGCCTTATGGTCGCTTAAATGTTGAAGTATTAAGGCAGCGTCTTCATGCAAAGTTGCTGACCATTCAAACTCTGCATCCAACAATTGATATTATTGTTATTGCTTGCAATACCGCGAGTACTCAAACATTAGAGTTTTTACGCAGCCAAACTTCAATTCCAATAGTGGGTGTAGTGCCAGCAATTAAGCCTGCGGCTTTATTATCGAAAAAAGGACAAATAGGCCTACTTGCCACTCCTGGGACAATTCAGAATGTCTATACTCATAGTTTAATATCAGAACACGCGCAGCAAGCAAAGGTAAACCTTTATGGTTCTACGGAATTGGTGGAACTGGCAGAGCAAAAATTTTGGCATGGGCAGGTCGATCATGCAAAGCTTCTCGCAGAATGCGAAAAGTTAGCAATTACACAAGATAATGATGTATTAGTATTGGGGTGCACGCACTTCCCGATATTAAAAGATGAGCTTCAGGCGATAGTAGGGAGCGCTATACAACTGATCGATTCAGGTCAAGCCATTGCCAATCGTGTAGAGAGCATTTTACAAAGTAAGCATTGGGGAAAGGGCATAAAAAAAGAGCTGGTACGATATTACGCAACAGCTCCTATTAATAGCAACAAGGTTTCAGTATCTGAAATTAAACTGATTGATCCGTTGTCTCAGAACTAAAAGAGCTCTCGTTGTCATCAGATTTTTGTTTCGCTTCACGGACTTTTAAAGTGCGTTGTTGAAACTCGAAATCATTCAGCGCGGAAATGGTTGTAGATGCGTCCTTTTCAGCGACCTCTACAAAACCAAAACCACGGCGTTTACCTGTATTTTTATCTTTCAATAGTCGAACAGAGAAAACTTTACCGTGACTTTCAAATAATTCACGCACAACCCCTTCATTTGCACGGTAAGGCAAATTGCCTACATAAAGTGTTTTTGTTTTAACTTTTGCTTCATCAATAGGCGTATTGAGTGAAGCTGCAATAAAAGCCCCTACAAAAAGCCCAACAGCAAATAAAACAGATGAACTAAGAAAGGTACTTAATACAAACTCAGCGATAAAAAAGCCGACTACAGCTAAAACTACGGCAACAATAATAGATTTTTGATTAGGAAGATTCATTTTGGATTACCAATATACAAAAAATAAACATTAATTTAACAATAAGGCAGGTCATATCTTAACTATATAAATAAACATAGCAATAAGATTGCTCAAAAAATCTCATATTGTTTAACTTTAATTGAAGTTTATGACAGATGAAAGTGCATAAAACAGACGTTTGGTTTGATTTTTGAGCGGTTAAGCGCTTTTTTAAAGTTTTATTCAAAAAAGCGCTTGCCAAAAAAGTTCGCCGCTCTATAATGCGACCCCACTGAGACGGCAGACAGCAACGCTTAGCGAGGCAAGAGTCGAATCAGAGAGTTGAGTAAAACTGAGTTTGGTTTCAAAAAGAAATTCAAATTAAGTGTTGACTTGAA is a window from the Pseudoalteromonas ulvae UL12 genome containing:
- a CDS encoding TonB family protein, which codes for MKCAALGFLSALTFCSTSVFADFDSVQRLLSEKNYTEAATELTKLAQTGHPEAQFQLASLYEQGLGVEKDITQAYAWYLVAKDFDNSAAAEKYSVLRKVIPSRKEGKDRYRAISKLYGKKQHQQQYTPIVKPSRFYPERATIVSKVEPDYSSDLLAAQSAWATVAYNVNESGHVEDARILASFPKNAIDDQVLEAVKQWKFEPVKRRNGEPDRVNDLFYTFKIESNSSSNHRKYEKQLEEYTGKLKALADGGNSYAQARYALMLEHEVIENPSEQAINWYYKAAINGNNDAQLRLVHCFENGEGCQPDERKAFNWLEKASQGDNYRAQFQLAKTLLNYESVHYNPLRAVGILKEATHNQYLPAMTEYAHLLAFSDNPKIRDIQSAIKYAELARSLDPTHPVLLSVLGASYSELGRVEQGEELLQQAFEEAQQRNWPTRSYLNLIEGGKAAMMANGARLTY
- the sthA gene encoding Si-specific NAD(P)(+) transhydrogenase — protein: MAKTKEAKASPTKVTYQYDAIIIGTGPGGEGTAMNLAKSKKRVAVIEKQPSVGGGCAHWGTIPSKALRHSVSRLIEFNTNPLFNASEQRNRLTFPDILNHASTVISKQVNLRTSFYDRNRIDIFHGEASFIDKHTLRITQPDGSFEDMTAQTIVIATGSRPYRPPAVDFEHGRIYDSDTILKLNHDPRHIIIYGAGVIGCEYASIFRGLGAKVDLVNTRDRLLAFTDAEVSDALSYHFWNSGIVIRHNEELAKVETRSDCVIFHMESGKKMQADCVLFANGRTGNTDKLNLQAIGLEADGRGLLKVDENYRTQIDNIYAVGDVIGYPSLASAAFDQGRIAATAILHGQCPERIISDIPVGIYTIPEISSVGKNEQELTTAKIPYEVGRAQFKHLARAQIAGTEVGSLKILFHIDTKEILGIHCFGERASEIIHIGQAIMEQRNGGNNIEYFINTTFNYPTMAEAYRVAALNGLNRLIK
- a CDS encoding fatty acid desaturase, giving the protein MKKPPIIWTNVLFFTITFIAALVLVPWYGITYGFSFANWAAFVGCMFFAGLSITAGYHRLWAHKTYDAHPVIQFIFAIGGAFAIQNSALHWSSDHRIHHGQVDDPIKDPYAATNGFWYSHIGWMLRDYQGDHYSNYDNCRDLQKNKIVMWQHKHYLLLTLISNIGLPLLLGLMFGDIWGMLILAGVLRLVLSQHFTFFINSIAHIWGTRPYTESNTARDNGLLALFTYGEGYHNYHHIFASDYRNGIRWWHYDPTKWMIKSLSYIGLTSKLKTTPIERIEKAKANTLMQRTAIKLQKDQVAHAKLELLQQEYDVLIKKLQSYCKLKKQLLDAKKNTMLKQCEKSALITQYRDLELAWQKQKQSWLELNAQLLRARYS
- the fabR gene encoding HTH-type transcriptional repressor FabR, which translates into the protein MSGVRAKQKEKTRQALIEAAFNQLSAEHSFSNLSLREVAREAGIAPTSFYRHFKDMNELGLTLVDEAGLTLRQLMRQARSRIECGGSIITISVHTFMEFIEQSSNQFRLLLRERSGTSKAFRAAVAREIKHFILELAHYLEIETHCDVKQAYIQSEAMVTIVFNAGAEALDLDKPQRAELVERLIWQLRFIAKGASMYNKERKSS
- the trmA gene encoding tRNA (uridine(54)-C5)-methyltransferase TrmA translates to MAVITINPALYNQQLSEKKNTISAQFARFGANNIEVFASEEKHYRQRAEFRVWHEGDDLYHIMFDQQTKQKIRVEQFDPAAPVIFALMPRLIEELKSQEVLRRKLFQIDYLSSLSGEILVSMLYHKPLDDEWEQAITALKEKLSHEFKIDFIGRARKQKVILGNDYVVEQLDVAGKKLIYQQVENSFTQPNAKVNQKMLEWALDISQHLENDLLELYCGNGNFSIALAPAFNRVLATEISKSSVASAQFNIKANNIDNLDIIRMSSEEFTLAMKGEQEFSRLKGIDLSSYNCQSILVDPPRAGLDTETTKLVQNYDNILYISCNPDTLERDLDALTTTHKVERFAIFDQFPYTHHIESGVFLTRK
- a CDS encoding DUF5610 domain-containing protein, coding for MKIGLPGFQPANLFNKFIKTQEKSSSDIGLPKQGYQTDLKSIAAKVMGNKLADTLSMPDSKKTSTDSLFDFEEVAKNVLGFVKGAVLKAQGEGADQDKLQSMLDQARKGIAIGIEEAEKELEESGLLTEEVSEGIAKSEELMSKGLDDLSESLFSKAAPSNEIFSNYRQASQYSLNNGAQLSIKTLDGDEINITFNADFSQSKAIAFQSNEQEARFASQSSTSFNYGFTLEVNGELDEDEQEAINSLMADLQGVSDAFFYGNIDEAFEKALDLNMDTSQLAAFSMNLQQTESMSNVKQYQRNIPGQDLAEQLRPINEGLGRAREQAKPLNIESELVSLLEWLNQDKDKLDKLLDYSRTVFEQYSLLETKQANKADKEINHTF
- the murI gene encoding glutamate racemase, whose product is MQPHIVIFDSGIGGTTVLEHIQQKYPYAQYSYVMDNLFMPYGRLNVEVLRQRLHAKLLTIQTLHPTIDIIVIACNTASTQTLEFLRSQTSIPIVGVVPAIKPAALLSKKGQIGLLATPGTIQNVYTHSLISEHAQQAKVNLYGSTELVELAEQKFWHGQVDHAKLLAECEKLAITQDNDVLVLGCTHFPILKDELQAIVGSAIQLIDSGQAIANRVESILQSKHWGKGIKKELVRYYATAPINSNKVSVSEIKLIDPLSQN
- a CDS encoding RNA recognition motif domain-containing protein, with protein sequence MNLPNQKSIIVAVVLAVVGFFIAEFVLSTFLSSSVLFAVGLFVGAFIAASLNTPIDEAKVKTKTLYVGNLPYRANEGVVRELFESHGKVFSVRLLKDKNTGKRRGFGFVEVAEKDASTTISALNDFEFQQRTLKVREAKQKSDDNESSFSSETTDQSV